Proteins encoded by one window of Verrucomicrobiota bacterium:
- the galE gene encoding UDP-glucose 4-epimerase GalE → MKAKILVTGGAGYIGSHTTVELIEQGYEVVIIDDLSNSEESVLDGIEEITGVRPDLAQFDLCDESKLELFFQAHPDVQAVIHFAAAKAVGESVEKPLHYYRNNLLSLINLLEVLPSTDARGLVFSSSCTVYGEPEKLPVTEAAPVKAAMSPYGNTKQICEEILIDAIATGVDYRAVSLRYFNPIGAHSSAKIGELPRGVPNNLVPFITQTAAGVREKVRIFGDDYNTPDGTCIRDYIHVVDLAKAHVIATERILDRTGLSDYEFFNLGTGRGSSVKEIVDTFEEVSGKVLPKEIAPRRSGDVEAVYADTHLANEVLGWKAELSLKEMISSAWEWEKYVRGR, encoded by the coding sequence ATGAAAGCAAAGATATTGGTGACTGGAGGAGCGGGATATATTGGCTCCCACACCACCGTAGAGCTTATCGAGCAAGGCTACGAAGTTGTCATCATTGATGATCTGTCCAACTCCGAAGAGAGCGTTCTCGACGGCATTGAGGAAATTACCGGAGTCCGTCCAGACCTTGCACAGTTTGACCTGTGCGATGAATCGAAGTTGGAACTTTTCTTTCAGGCGCATCCGGATGTGCAGGCGGTTATCCACTTTGCAGCAGCCAAGGCAGTCGGAGAGTCCGTCGAAAAGCCCCTTCATTACTATCGAAATAATCTCCTTTCACTCATCAACCTTCTTGAGGTTCTTCCCAGCACTGATGCAAGGGGTCTCGTCTTTTCCTCATCCTGCACGGTCTACGGAGAGCCTGAAAAGCTACCGGTAACCGAGGCAGCACCCGTCAAAGCGGCCATGTCTCCCTACGGAAACACCAAACAAATCTGTGAAGAAATCCTTATCGATGCGATCGCTACCGGGGTAGATTACCGGGCTGTTTCTCTCCGCTACTTCAATCCAATCGGGGCCCACTCTTCAGCTAAGATCGGTGAGCTACCCAGAGGCGTGCCAAACAATTTAGTCCCTTTTATCACCCAGACTGCGGCAGGCGTTCGCGAAAAAGTTCGGATCTTTGGAGACGACTACAATACCCCTGATGGCACCTGTATCCGCGACTATATTCATGTGGTCGATCTCGCGAAGGCTCATGTCATTGCAACTGAGCGCATTCTTGATCGCACCGGGCTCTCAGACTACGAGTTCTTCAATTTAGGAACTGGCAGAGGTAGTTCGGTGAAGGAAATCGTCGATACCTTTGAAGAGGTCTCGGGAAAAGTGTTGCCGAAGGAAATCGCGCCAAGGCGGAGCGGAGACGTGGAGGCGGTCTATGCCGACACCCACCTTGCCAACGAAGTTCTAGGGTGGAAAGCAGAGCTTTCTCTCAAAGAAATGATCTCCAGTGCATGGGAGTGGGAAAAATACGTCCGGGGACGTTAG
- a CDS encoding class I SAM-dependent methyltransferase has translation MSKTQLSLGPVQETLLIPLLGRAVETRRGKGLIHDLKAVSIVDQINYDFSQWKNVRSITDTTVRTRMIDEDVSAFLEEHPTGNIVEIGCGLNTRFERLDNGKAIWHEFDLPDVIELRKKFFLPTERRFTRDANVLSDDWFRGIRADQPTCFVAEAVLIYLNNSQAEQVLSTIASHFSNSWIITDTTPSVMVETQASHDAMKHLEKKSWFQWCCDHPKDLEKLGLRLQKSQGLYEAKPHIQKRLSLKMRVVYKFRFFWKEGIRNYRINLFFTDP, from the coding sequence TTGTCTAAAACGCAATTATCTTTGGGACCTGTCCAAGAGACCCTTCTGATTCCACTCTTAGGGCGAGCGGTTGAGACCAGACGGGGAAAGGGCCTGATTCATGACCTGAAGGCAGTCAGTATCGTCGATCAGATCAATTATGATTTTTCCCAGTGGAAAAACGTAAGGAGCATTACCGACACAACGGTTCGCACGCGAATGATCGATGAGGATGTTTCCGCATTTCTTGAGGAGCATCCCACTGGGAACATTGTCGAAATCGGTTGCGGCCTAAACACCCGTTTCGAACGCTTGGACAACGGCAAAGCGATTTGGCATGAGTTTGATCTTCCCGATGTCATCGAGCTGAGGAAGAAGTTCTTTCTTCCCACTGAACGTCGCTTCACCAGAGACGCGAACGTTCTTTCGGATGATTGGTTTAGGGGTATCCGGGCAGATCAACCTACCTGTTTTGTCGCTGAGGCCGTCCTTATCTATCTGAACAATTCGCAGGCGGAACAGGTCCTTAGCACGATAGCCAGCCATTTTTCTAATTCTTGGATCATCACCGACACCACGCCTTCGGTAATGGTAGAGACTCAGGCCAGTCACGACGCGATGAAACACTTGGAGAAGAAAAGCTGGTTCCAATGGTGCTGCGATCATCCGAAGGATCTCGAAAAACTTGGGCTGCGCCTTCAAAAGTCCCAAGGGCTTTATGAAGCGAAACCACACATACAAAAAAGACTCTCTCTGAAAATGAGAGTGGTCTACAAGTTCCGGTTTTTCTGGAAAGAAGGCATCCGTAATTATCGAATCAATCTGTTTTTCACAGACCCGTAA
- a CDS encoding diaminopimelate decarboxylase — MEFPSYLEPQLLTQINDLEGSPCFLYDAGEILKQTEVVKRFPAPFGLFPRYAMKACPTRAILQLIASEGFGIDASSGYEVDRALRAGIAAEKISLSTQELPSDFADWVKAGVQINACSLYQLERYGSVFPGTRIGLRFNPGLGSGGTAKTNVGGPSSSFGIWHEKVEEVRETIERHSLTAFRIHTHIGSGSDPSVWQRTAELSLALVREFPTVTTLNLGGGYKVARIPTENGADIVQIGEPVAEALREFAAETKREIQLEVEPGTYLVANASFLIAKVQDIVDTLPGGHRFLKLNTGMTDLLRPSLYAAQHPMKIIPKTHEKRGEQNYVVVGHCCESGDLLSPSPADAETLAERTLTEARIDDWLIIGGVGAYCSSMSTKNYNSFPETPEILRETDGELRVIRKRQSLEQILANES; from the coding sequence ATGGAATTTCCATCCTACTTGGAGCCCCAACTTCTCACCCAGATCAATGACCTGGAGGGAAGCCCGTGTTTTCTTTATGATGCGGGGGAGATCTTAAAACAAACAGAGGTCGTGAAGAGATTTCCGGCACCCTTTGGACTTTTCCCTCGATACGCGATGAAGGCTTGTCCCACCCGAGCAATTCTTCAGCTCATCGCATCCGAAGGCTTCGGAATTGATGCCAGCTCGGGATATGAAGTCGATCGTGCTCTCCGCGCCGGAATCGCTGCCGAAAAGATTTCACTCAGCACTCAGGAACTCCCTTCAGATTTTGCAGATTGGGTAAAGGCCGGAGTTCAGATCAACGCTTGCTCGCTCTATCAACTGGAACGCTACGGTTCTGTATTTCCCGGCACTCGAATAGGACTGCGTTTTAACCCGGGTCTTGGCTCCGGCGGAACCGCTAAGACGAACGTAGGTGGTCCCTCATCCAGCTTCGGAATCTGGCACGAAAAAGTTGAAGAGGTCCGTGAAACGATCGAAAGGCACTCACTGACCGCTTTTCGTATTCATACCCATATTGGTTCGGGTAGTGATCCTTCCGTTTGGCAGAGAACTGCAGAGCTGAGTCTTGCACTCGTCCGGGAGTTTCCCACGGTGACCACCCTCAATCTCGGGGGCGGCTACAAAGTGGCACGGATACCGACTGAAAATGGAGCCGACATCGTTCAAATCGGAGAGCCGGTTGCTGAAGCACTCCGAGAGTTTGCCGCCGAAACCAAGCGTGAGATTCAGCTCGAAGTGGAACCGGGAACCTATTTAGTCGCCAACGCGTCCTTTCTCATCGCAAAGGTTCAGGATATCGTTGATACCCTCCCTGGAGGACATCGGTTCCTCAAGTTGAATACCGGGATGACAGATCTCCTGCGGCCTTCGCTCTACGCTGCTCAACATCCTATGAAAATCATTCCGAAAACGCATGAGAAAAGAGGAGAACAAAACTATGTCGTAGTCGGGCACTGCTGCGAATCCGGTGACCTTTTAAGCCCTTCTCCTGCGGACGCTGAGACTCTGGCTGAGCGAACTCTAACCGAAGCGAGGATAGATGATTGGTTGATCATAGGAGGCGTAGGTGCCTACTGCAGTTCGATGAGCACGAAGAACTACAACAGCTTTCCCGAAACTCCGGAGATATTGAGGGAGACGGACGGTGAGCTAAGGGTGATTCGCAAGCGGCAGAGCCTCGAACAGATCCTCGCCAACGAGTCTTGA